In Halorhabdus rudnickae, the following proteins share a genomic window:
- a CDS encoding ABC transporter substrate-binding protein, producing MPGPKDKRSHESPLSRRRFVQGLGVAGVAATLAGCGGKAPTETDASAGDSGDDGTGDSDAGTATETPEQIESVSRATIQELAYVTNQTLPVLPIMEKLAQSFQATDSWNVPSAGSDKMQVYWPTSWLPRQGDWNPKEGSDEQRLTFAQWAVPSDSQYNVWNGTNDGEARRAMFDRFMRYNLATREYHPYLIDDWEIDGTTVTLTVREGQTWHNGDPVTGQEVADHIKLDLYNSGGAGGLGPYVVPDGDMNAIPDRIRGTGDRTAEIELANPVNEDIILSLLAPVQLRAYEGTYGEFVQSLDDAETEEERSQALGDLTDFTDEEPIGNGPWQWEDADSQRTLVTKFEDHPDADRIDIPEIEYLYKPNNSGRWQSLINGETDGSATLFMPENQTRRLPDYMQTALVSRHWGMGIVFNHEREPVDDPRVRKAIAHVINREAAAKNSGAGTGSKIGVTYPSGLTGEFTGQVEGHWLEGVVDEFDTYGRAEKQTDEAAALLEDAGYEKQGGTWQKDGEPLELPIKGPAGFSDWVTGVETIVSHLEDFGIESEPVMQDSATYWGGDYIEGDFKLALQGWASYDHAHPYFHFDWIYNSGDATDYWNVPTEYEAPILHDQVRDSETVTPVDLISELATPEE from the coding sequence ATGCCCGGTCCCAAAGACAAACGTTCACACGAATCACCACTCTCGCGCCGACGGTTCGTCCAGGGCCTCGGCGTGGCGGGGGTTGCGGCCACACTTGCCGGCTGTGGCGGGAAAGCACCGACGGAGACGGACGCGTCAGCCGGCGATTCTGGCGACGACGGCACGGGAGACAGCGACGCGGGCACGGCGACGGAAACGCCCGAGCAGATTGAGAGTGTCTCGCGGGCGACGATCCAGGAGTTGGCGTACGTCACCAACCAGACGCTGCCGGTGTTGCCGATCATGGAGAAACTGGCTCAGTCGTTCCAGGCGACCGACAGCTGGAACGTGCCGTCGGCCGGCAGTGACAAGATGCAGGTCTACTGGCCAACCAGCTGGCTCCCACGCCAGGGCGATTGGAATCCCAAAGAGGGGTCTGACGAACAACGCCTAACGTTCGCCCAGTGGGCCGTCCCCTCGGACTCCCAGTATAACGTCTGGAACGGGACCAACGACGGCGAGGCTCGCCGTGCGATGTTCGATCGCTTCATGCGGTACAACCTCGCGACGCGGGAGTATCACCCCTACCTCATTGATGACTGGGAAATCGACGGAACGACCGTCACGTTGACTGTCCGTGAGGGCCAGACCTGGCACAACGGCGATCCGGTCACCGGTCAGGAAGTCGCTGACCACATCAAGCTGGATCTGTACAACAGCGGCGGAGCTGGTGGGCTCGGCCCGTACGTCGTCCCGGACGGCGACATGAACGCGATACCCGACCGGATCCGGGGAACCGGCGATCGAACGGCCGAGATCGAACTGGCGAACCCGGTCAACGAGGACATCATCCTCTCGTTGCTCGCGCCCGTCCAGCTCCGTGCCTACGAAGGTACCTACGGCGAGTTCGTTCAGTCGCTGGACGACGCTGAAACCGAGGAGGAGCGTTCGCAGGCGCTGGGTGATCTCACTGACTTCACCGACGAGGAACCCATCGGCAACGGTCCCTGGCAGTGGGAAGACGCAGACAGTCAGCGGACGCTCGTCACGAAGTTTGAGGACCATCCGGACGCCGATCGTATCGATATCCCGGAGATAGAGTACCTCTACAAGCCCAACAACTCCGGACGGTGGCAGTCGCTTATCAACGGCGAGACCGACGGTTCGGCGACGCTGTTCATGCCGGAGAACCAGACCCGTCGGCTACCCGATTACATGCAGACCGCGCTAGTTTCCCGCCACTGGGGGATGGGCATCGTCTTCAACCACGAGCGGGAACCGGTCGACGATCCGCGCGTCCGGAAGGCGATCGCTCACGTCATCAACCGCGAGGCAGCGGCGAAGAACTCCGGTGCAGGCACCGGGTCGAAGATCGGCGTCACCTATCCCAGCGGTCTGACCGGCGAGTTCACCGGACAGGTCGAAGGCCACTGGCTCGAGGGCGTCGTCGACGAGTTCGACACCTACGGCCGTGCCGAAAAGCAGACCGACGAGGCCGCTGCCCTCCTCGAAGACGCCGGTTACGAGAAGCAAGGTGGCACCTGGCAGAAGGACGGGGAACCGCTTGAACTTCCGATCAAGGGACCTGCCGGCTTCTCCGACTGGGTTACCGGCGTCGAGACGATCGTCAGCCACCTCGAGGACTTCGGGATCGAGTCCGAACCCGTCATGCAGGACTCGGCGACCTACTGGGGCGGTGACTACATCGAGGGCGACTTCAAACTCGCCCTGCAGGGCTGGGCCTCCTACGACCACGCTCACCCGTACTTCCACTTCGACTGGATCTACAACAGCGGCGACGCGACGGACTACTGGAACGTCCCGACCGAGTACGAGGCCCCGATCCTGCACGATCAGGTACGCGATAGCGAGACGGTCACCCCCGTCGACCTGATCTCGGAGCTGGCGACGCCTGAGGAGTGA
- a CDS encoding glycoside hydrolase family 13 protein codes for MRHNRSGQSRDGKQPDDEDRPWWKEAAIYQIYPKSFNDTDGDGVGDIPGIRQKVDYLDDLGIDAVWLSPVYQSPQADNGYDISDYRAIDDQYGDLADFEELLAELHDRDIRLLMDLVVNHTSDEHEWFQRSRRGEEPYDDYYYWREGDPDQPPNNWDSFFGGSAWSYDDERQAWYLHLFDEKQPDLNWRNPAVREDVYEMMRWWLDRGIDGFRMDVINLISKTEGLPDGDSHGGLVGAEHFMNGPRVHEYLSEMIEETIDTVDREIMTVGETPGVSVEDARQYVGADGDGLSMVFQFEHVNLGDGDSKWDAGEFDLVAFKEVFDRWQTGLAADGWNSVYLSNHDQPRSVSEFGNDGEYRRKSAKLLGTFTHTLGGTPYVYQGEELGMTNANFESVEELRDVEAINFVEEALASGEADEYDDVREAVEAIARDNARTPMQWTDGTNAGFTDGDPWLKVNENHTEINVANERDEPDTVWQYYRELIDLRHETDVLVYGDFTLHYPDHESVFAYTRTLDDERALIVLNWADEPTTIEVPHDVSTDDLELVLTNDTVTADPDGEFELSPWEARVYLTGNR; via the coding sequence ATGAGACACAATCGATCCGGACAATCACGGGACGGAAAACAGCCCGACGATGAGGATCGTCCATGGTGGAAAGAGGCAGCCATCTACCAGATCTATCCCAAAAGTTTCAACGACACTGACGGCGACGGCGTCGGCGACATCCCCGGCATCCGACAGAAAGTCGACTATCTCGACGACCTGGGGATCGACGCCGTCTGGCTTTCTCCCGTCTATCAATCCCCACAGGCCGACAACGGCTACGACATCAGCGACTATCGCGCCATCGACGACCAGTACGGCGATCTCGCCGACTTCGAGGAACTCCTCGCTGAACTCCACGACCGCGACATCCGCCTGCTGATGGACCTCGTCGTCAACCATACTTCCGACGAGCACGAGTGGTTCCAGCGGTCTCGTCGCGGCGAGGAACCCTACGACGACTATTACTACTGGCGCGAGGGCGATCCCGACCAGCCCCCGAACAACTGGGATTCCTTTTTCGGTGGCTCAGCCTGGTCCTACGACGACGAACGCCAAGCCTGGTACCTCCATCTCTTCGACGAGAAACAGCCCGACCTCAACTGGCGCAATCCCGCCGTCCGCGAGGACGTCTACGAGATGATGCGCTGGTGGCTCGATCGCGGCATCGACGGTTTCCGGATGGATGTCATCAACCTCATCTCAAAGACAGAGGGTCTCCCGGACGGCGATTCGCACGGAGGTTTGGTCGGGGCCGAACATTTCATGAACGGTCCGCGGGTTCACGAGTACCTCTCAGAAATGATCGAAGAGACTATCGACACCGTCGACCGCGAGATCATGACCGTCGGCGAGACGCCAGGCGTCTCAGTCGAAGACGCTCGCCAGTACGTCGGCGCGGACGGCGACGGTCTCTCGATGGTGTTCCAGTTCGAGCACGTCAACCTGGGCGATGGCGACAGCAAGTGGGACGCCGGCGAATTCGACCTCGTGGCGTTCAAGGAGGTCTTCGATCGCTGGCAGACCGGACTCGCGGCCGACGGCTGGAACAGCGTCTATCTCTCGAATCACGATCAACCCCGGTCGGTCTCGGAGTTCGGTAACGACGGCGAGTACCGACGGAAGTCCGCCAAGCTCCTGGGGACGTTCACGCACACGCTCGGTGGGACACCCTACGTCTACCAGGGTGAAGAACTCGGCATGACGAACGCGAACTTCGAGTCGGTCGAGGAGTTACGAGACGTCGAGGCGATCAACTTTGTCGAGGAAGCCTTGGCAAGCGGGGAGGCCGACGAGTACGACGACGTGCGCGAGGCGGTCGAGGCGATCGCACGGGACAACGCCCGGACGCCGATGCAGTGGACCGACGGCACCAACGCCGGCTTCACCGACGGCGACCCCTGGCTCAAAGTCAACGAAAACCACACTGAAATCAACGTCGCGAACGAACGCGACGAACCGGATACAGTCTGGCAGTATTATCGAGAGCTGATCGACCTCAGACACGAAACCGACGTTCTCGTCTACGGCGACTTCACGTTGCACTATCCCGACCACGAGTCGGTGTTCGCTTACACCCGGACGCTCGATGACGAGCGGGCGCTGATCGTCCTGAACTGGGCGGACGAGCCCACCACGATCGAGGTTCCCCACGACGTCTCGACTGACGACCTCGAACTCGTCCTCACAAACGACACCGTGACGGCTGACCCGGACGGAGAGTTCGAACTCTCGCCTTGGGAAGCACGCGTCTACCTCACTGGGAATCGATGA
- a CDS encoding glycoside hydrolase family 13 protein yields the protein MSSGNTPDTYVRTADDPNDEDWWKEAVIYQIYPKSFNDTDGDGVGDIPGIRQKVDYLDDLGIDAVWLSPVYQSPQADNGYDISDYRAIDDQYGDLEDFEELLAELHDRDIRLLMDLVVNHTSDEHEWFQRSRRGEEPYDDYYYWREGDPDQPPNNWDSIFGGSAWSYDDERQAWYLHLFDEKQPDLNWRNPAVREDVYEMVRWWLDRGIDGFRLDAVNLLSKAEGLPDGDPTDRITGQEHFFNGPEIHTYLGELHDRTVERYDAVTVAEMGGITHEDALEYCGEDGDGVDMVFQFLWDGLGGDDDPEWEPMDWTLPELASIVTDWQTGLAGEAWVAPVLENHDQPRSVSWWGSEEYRRASATMLGTFLLTMRGTPFVYQGEELGMTNVEFDSLDELGDPSTKQRVENAIADGDIGGFEDARTVINLESRDHGRTPMQWTDGTNAGFTDGDPWLKVNEDYTEINVDRQRDDPASTLTYYRELIDLRHENDVLVYGDFALHYPDHESVLAYTRTLGDDRALIVLNWADDPTTVAAPDGVAIDDFELALANHRTAPATPGERLALDPWEARVYLA from the coding sequence ATGAGTTCCGGGAACACACCGGACACGTACGTCCGAACGGCCGACGATCCCAACGACGAGGACTGGTGGAAAGAGGCGGTCATCTACCAGATATATCCCAAAAGCTTCAACGATACTGACGGCGACGGCGTCGGCGACATCCCCGGCATCCGACAGAAAGTCGACTATCTCGATGACCTGGGGATCGACGCCGTCTGGCTTTCTCCCGTCTATCAATCCCCACAGGCCGACAACGGCTACGACATCAGCGACTACCGCGCCATCGATGACCAGTACGGCGATCTTGAGGACTTCGAGGAACTCCTCGCTGAACTCCACGACCGTGACATCCGCCTGCTGATGGACCTCGTCGTCAACCATACTTCCGACGAACACGAGTGGTTCCAGCGGTCCCGTCGCGGCGAGGAACCCTACGACGACTATTACTACTGGCGCGAGGGCGATCCCGACCAGCCCCCGAACAACTGGGATTCCATTTTCGGTGGCTCGGCCTGGTCCTACGACGACGAACGCCAAGCCTGGTATCTCCACCTCTTCGACGAGAAACAGCCCGACCTCAACTGGCGCAATCCCGCCGTCCGCGAAGACGTCTACGAGATGGTGCGCTGGTGGCTCGATCGCGGCATCGACGGTTTCCGCCTCGACGCCGTCAACCTCCTTTCGAAGGCCGAAGGCCTGCCGGACGGCGACCCGACCGACAGGATCACCGGCCAGGAACACTTCTTCAACGGCCCGGAGATCCACACGTATCTCGGCGAACTCCACGACCGGACCGTCGAGCGCTACGACGCGGTGACCGTCGCCGAGATGGGCGGGATCACCCACGAGGACGCCCTGGAGTACTGTGGCGAGGACGGCGATGGCGTCGACATGGTCTTTCAGTTCCTCTGGGACGGACTGGGTGGCGACGACGATCCCGAATGGGAGCCGATGGACTGGACGCTTCCCGAACTGGCCTCGATCGTCACGGACTGGCAGACCGGTCTCGCCGGCGAGGCCTGGGTCGCCCCGGTACTGGAGAACCACGACCAGCCTCGGAGCGTCTCGTGGTGGGGCAGCGAGGAGTACCGCCGAGCGTCGGCCACGATGCTCGGCACCTTCCTGCTGACGATGCGGGGCACCCCATTCGTCTATCAGGGAGAGGAACTCGGTATGACGAACGTCGAGTTCGACAGTCTCGACGAACTCGGCGACCCGTCGACGAAACAGCGCGTCGAAAACGCGATCGCCGACGGCGACATCGGGGGGTTCGAGGACGCCCGGACGGTGATCAACCTGGAGAGTCGCGACCACGGCCGGACGCCGATGCAGTGGACCGACGGCACCAACGCCGGCTTCACCGACGGCGACCCCTGGCTCAAAGTCAACGAAGACTACACTGAAATCAACGTCGACCGACAGCGTGACGATCCCGCCTCGACGCTGACCTACTACCGGGAACTGATCGACCTCAGACACGAGAACGACGTCCTCGTCTACGGCGACTTCGCGTTGCACTATCCCGACCACGAGTCGGTGTTGGCCTACACCCGGACGCTCGGTGACGACCGAGCGTTGATCGTCCTCAACTGGGCGGACGATCCGACGACGGTCGCCGCCCCGGACGGCGTTGCCATCGACGACTTCGAACTCGCGCTGGCCAACCACAGGACAGCCCCGGCGACCCCAGGCGAACGATTGGCACTCGATCCCTGGGAAGCACGCGTTTATCTCGCGTGA
- a CDS encoding alpha-amylase family glycosyl hydrolase → MTENLQEKIETLWTDVYGTEYPEKRAELFDLLEQRSEEVEYVPEETDWYQTGVVYSLYVDLFADDFDGLVEKLDYLEELGVTVVWLLPVLESPMVDQGFDVSDFTRVREELGGNEAFLEFLDAAHERGIKVVFDVPINHSSDQHRWFQNARQDESAEYRDYYIWNDDTEKYEETRLLLKGVSDSNWTYSEPTDDYYFQRFYDVQPDLNYKNPDVLIDMIRILTRWKVDGVDGFRMDAAPFLWKREGTNCENLPETHAILKLFRAAFDFVADGTVMIAEANLEPADVVDYFGDGDECHVAYNFPLMPTFFLALAENDPTYVTDELASLETLDVPASAQWFTFLRVHDELTLEFVDSDERRLLNDAYLEDDQWSFREGEGISGRLYNLLGEDPGRVLLAYSMLFSVEGTPIVYYGDEVGMENDEAFHAEMNEELGYDDSRYLHRGPFDEARKREARTDPDSDAGVIWNGLGEMIETRTANPDLFTETPTYRAENDVFVSVRETDGRRLTIYNNVSPDPRTVDGIELDGFDYEWVVE, encoded by the coding sequence ATGACCGAGAACTTACAAGAGAAAATCGAGACGCTATGGACCGACGTCTACGGGACTGAATATCCGGAGAAGCGAGCGGAACTGTTCGACTTGCTCGAACAGCGCAGCGAGGAAGTCGAGTACGTCCCCGAAGAGACCGACTGGTATCAGACCGGCGTCGTCTACTCGCTGTACGTCGATCTGTTCGCAGATGACTTCGACGGACTCGTCGAGAAACTCGACTATCTCGAGGAACTTGGCGTCACGGTCGTCTGGCTGTTGCCCGTCTTGGAGTCGCCGATGGTCGATCAGGGCTTCGACGTCTCGGACTTCACGCGCGTCCGAGAGGAACTCGGCGGCAACGAGGCGTTCCTGGAGTTCCTCGATGCGGCCCACGAGAGGGGTATCAAGGTCGTCTTCGACGTACCAATCAATCACTCCTCGGACCAGCACCGCTGGTTCCAGAACGCGCGACAGGACGAATCGGCCGAGTACCGCGACTACTACATCTGGAACGACGACACCGAGAAATACGAGGAGACTCGTCTGCTGTTGAAAGGGGTCTCAGACTCAAACTGGACCTACAGCGAGCCCACCGACGACTACTACTTCCAGCGGTTTTACGACGTCCAGCCCGACCTCAACTACAAGAATCCGGATGTCCTGATCGACATGATCCGGATCCTCACCCGCTGGAAGGTCGACGGTGTGGATGGTTTCCGGATGGACGCCGCACCCTTCCTCTGGAAGCGCGAGGGGACCAACTGCGAGAACTTGCCCGAGACTCACGCCATCCTGAAGCTCTTCCGGGCGGCCTTCGATTTCGTCGCGGACGGAACCGTCATGATCGCGGAGGCCAACCTCGAACCGGCGGACGTCGTCGACTACTTCGGCGACGGCGATGAGTGCCACGTCGCGTACAACTTCCCGCTGATGCCGACGTTCTTTCTGGCGCTCGCCGAGAACGACCCCACGTACGTCACCGACGAACTGGCGAGTCTGGAAACGCTCGATGTCCCCGCGAGCGCCCAGTGGTTCACGTTCCTGCGCGTCCACGACGAGTTGACCCTGGAGTTTGTCGATTCGGACGAGCGCCGACTGCTCAACGACGCCTACTTAGAGGACGACCAGTGGTCGTTCCGCGAAGGAGAAGGCATCTCCGGGCGGCTGTACAACCTCCTCGGGGAGGATCCAGGGCGTGTCCTGCTGGCGTACTCGATGCTGTTCTCGGTCGAGGGGACGCCGATCGTTTACTACGGCGACGAAGTCGGCATGGAGAACGACGAGGCCTTCCACGCCGAGATGAACGAGGAACTCGGCTACGACGACAGTCGCTACCTCCATCGGGGCCCCTTCGACGAGGCACGGAAGCGTGAAGCGAGAACGGACCCAGATAGCGACGCAGGCGTCATCTGGAACGGCCTCGGCGAGATGATCGAGACGCGGACGGCCAATCCCGACCTGTTCACGGAGACACCGACATACCGCGCCGAGAACGACGTTTTCGTCTCGGTCCGGGAGACTGACGGCCGGCGGCTGACGATTTACAACAACGTCTCGCCGGACCCTCGAACAGTCGACGGTATCGAACTCGACGGCTTCGATTACGAGTGGGTGGTCGAATGA
- a CDS encoding alpha-amylase family glycosyl hydrolase, with product MGRSEPTVTAQEWDGDAPVAFLRDYLAERYADHPDATVLSKRIDEHLPTFWEAFSAVYGDGPEAAEWAIRAVDAAIEGYEDRDDGLRELDQERTRDPDWFQRPDHVTYMAYVDLFAGDLQGVREKIPYLKELGVTYLHLMPLLEPREGRNDGGYAVTDYRSVNPDLGTMDDLRKLAADLREEDILLSLDFVMNHTAREHEWAQAAREGEERFEEFYLTFEDRTKPDQYEETVPEVFPDFAPGNFTYSEAMDRWVWTSFYDFQWDLDYGNPDVFVQMLQEMLFLANVGTDSLRLDAVPFLWKEMGTDCRNLPEAHEILRAYRALVRIAAPGVLFKAEAIVSPDETIKYLGTGGHEGEECEIAYGAPLMAHAWHALAREDTRLLSHAMRELPPTPGSATWLNYVRCHDDIGWGLDNGDVRAALGRDPTGERRFCADFYAGDTTDSYAEGYRFQVEESTGEARTSGTMAALTGLQRARIEGEDEDVEMAIRRGLLLHSVVYAMKGMPLLYSGIELGQLNDFSYLSDPIKTDDNRWVHRPSFDWDRAARRETDGTVEQRLFDAIAALSEARKGLTPVHAQGEVRVLDVGPDEIFVVERVFEGERLLALGNFSGDPQVVSLGALADIWNRGGLTDVLNGDSAVFADRRIFLAPYGYRWFQPDPEFEPGDPVSTTIEVDVETDWGENVYLTGSLDVLGGFDPDEAVPMAAEEYPTWTAAIEVPEGTYFEFEWLIKRDGEVIEWSPDRYGAKAGEGAILSGLDRP from the coding sequence ATGGGTCGATCCGAGCCGACGGTGACGGCCCAGGAGTGGGACGGGGACGCGCCGGTGGCGTTTCTGCGAGACTATCTCGCGGAGCGGTACGCCGACCATCCCGACGCGACGGTCCTCTCCAAGCGGATCGACGAACATCTCCCGACGTTCTGGGAGGCCTTTTCAGCCGTTTACGGCGATGGCCCCGAAGCCGCCGAGTGGGCGATCCGCGCCGTCGATGCCGCGATCGAGGGCTACGAGGATCGCGACGACGGACTCCGTGAACTGGATCAGGAACGTACCCGAGATCCCGACTGGTTCCAGCGGCCCGACCACGTCACGTACATGGCCTACGTCGATCTGTTTGCCGGCGACCTCCAGGGCGTCCGCGAGAAAATTCCCTATCTGAAGGAACTCGGGGTGACCTACCTGCATCTCATGCCGCTGCTGGAACCCCGAGAGGGACGCAATGACGGCGGGTACGCCGTCACGGACTACCGATCGGTGAATCCCGACCTCGGCACCATGGACGATCTCCGAAAACTGGCGGCGGATCTCCGGGAGGAAGACATCCTGCTGTCGCTTGATTTCGTGATGAACCACACCGCGCGGGAACACGAGTGGGCACAGGCCGCCCGCGAGGGAGAGGAGCGCTTCGAGGAGTTCTATCTCACCTTCGAGGACCGGACCAAGCCCGACCAATACGAAGAGACCGTCCCGGAAGTGTTCCCGGACTTCGCGCCGGGGAATTTCACCTACAGCGAGGCGATGGACCGGTGGGTCTGGACGAGCTTCTATGACTTCCAGTGGGACTTAGACTACGGGAACCCGGACGTCTTCGTGCAGATGCTCCAGGAGATGCTGTTTCTCGCGAACGTCGGGACGGATTCGCTGCGTCTCGATGCGGTCCCGTTCCTCTGGAAGGAGATGGGGACGGACTGCCGGAACCTGCCGGAGGCCCACGAGATTCTGCGGGCGTATCGCGCCCTCGTGCGAATCGCCGCGCCGGGCGTCCTGTTCAAAGCCGAGGCGATCGTCTCACCCGATGAGACGATCAAGTATCTTGGGACCGGCGGCCACGAGGGCGAGGAATGTGAGATCGCCTACGGCGCGCCGCTGATGGCCCACGCCTGGCACGCCCTCGCCAGGGAAGACACCCGGCTGCTCTCTCATGCCATGAGGGAACTCCCGCCGACGCCGGGTTCGGCGACCTGGCTCAACTACGTCCGGTGTCACGACGACATCGGATGGGGCCTCGACAACGGCGACGTCCGGGCCGCCCTGGGGCGTGATCCGACCGGCGAGCGCCGGTTCTGTGCGGACTTCTACGCCGGGGACACGACCGACAGTTACGCTGAAGGGTACCGCTTCCAGGTCGAGGAGTCGACCGGCGAGGCTCGTACCTCTGGGACGATGGCGGCCCTGACCGGCCTCCAGCGTGCCCGGATCGAAGGCGAAGACGAGGATGTCGAGATGGCCATCCGGCGCGGCCTGCTCCTCCACAGCGTCGTCTACGCGATGAAGGGAATGCCCTTGCTCTACAGCGGAATCGAACTCGGCCAGCTCAACGACTTCTCGTACCTGTCCGATCCCATCAAAACCGACGACAACCGCTGGGTCCACCGACCGTCCTTCGACTGGGACCGGGCCGCCCGTCGCGAGACGGACGGAACGGTCGAACAGCGACTCTTCGACGCGATCGCCGCCCTCTCGGAGGCCCGTAAAGGCCTGACACCGGTACACGCACAAGGCGAGGTGCGCGTTCTCGACGTCGGTCCGGACGAGATCTTTGTCGTCGAGCGCGTCTTCGAGGGCGAGCGCCTGCTTGCCCTCGGGAACTTCTCGGGAGACCCACAGGTAGTCTCTCTCGGTGCGCTCGCGGACATCTGGAACCGCGGCGGGCTGACAGATGTCCTCAACGGGGACTCGGCGGTTTTCGCCGACCGGCGGATCTTCCTGGCGCCCTATGGCTACCGATGGTTCCAGCCCGATCCCGAGTTCGAACCCGGCGATCCCGTCTCGACCACCATCGAGGTCGATGTCGAGACGGACTGGGGCGAGAACGTCTATCTCACGGGAAGCCTCGACGTCCTCGGCGGGTTCGATCCCGACGAAGCTGTTCCGATGGCTGCCGAGGAGTATCCGACGTGGACAGCAGCGATCGAGGTCCCCGAGGGAACGTACTTCGAGTTCGAGTGGCTCATAAAACGCGACGGCGAGGTCATCGAGTGGTCGCCGGATCGGTACGGCGCGAAAGCCGGCGAGGGAGCGATACTCTCCGGGCTGGATCGGCCGTAG
- a CDS encoding methyl-accepting chemotaxis protein — MRRSPITPYTDALWWMMDQISVTQSVERKVIAAVVIQFSISVTLVLVSLVFGGLVRIALTVGLLGVAAIAFINTIIITRWDIIEPIERLETHASSIAEGDFSTDVTRVDQDDELGDLTDEFADMQAYLDVVARQADALARQQFEDEVLDQDVPGDFGASLREMKESLTEYARETREMTEQLERRSERLDELVTAFGGAAERARDGDLTATINESDFQFEDEAYRDVVDNYNALIGTLAETLRDVVGFAERVDIASNEVDANVTAISDASEEVARSVQEISDGAADQTEQLQTASEAMNDLSATVEEIAASADGVAGTASTAAERGQTGQDVASEAIEELTVLEARIDETANAVEQLAADIREIDEIATFIDEIAAETNMLALNASIEAARAGEAGEGFAVVAGEIKSLAEETADAAGDISNRIETVQTSSASTVADVEDMTEQVGTTAHSVRDAVENFEDIVSLVEDIDSGLQEISAATDDQAQTATEVVDLVDEVASISEQTTTEAGDASAAAQQQTATVESVTDAIEGLSTDAARLSRRLEAFTVEP, encoded by the coding sequence ATGAGAAGGTCCCCCATTACTCCATATACGGATGCCCTCTGGTGGATGATGGACCAGATCAGCGTCACCCAATCAGTCGAGCGGAAGGTCATCGCTGCGGTCGTGATTCAGTTCTCGATTTCGGTAACGCTGGTTCTCGTATCGCTGGTTTTCGGTGGGCTGGTCCGGATTGCGCTCACGGTCGGTCTACTGGGTGTCGCCGCCATCGCGTTCATCAATACGATCATCATCACGCGCTGGGACATCATCGAGCCGATCGAACGACTCGAGACCCACGCGAGTTCGATTGCCGAGGGGGATTTCTCGACGGATGTCACGCGGGTCGATCAGGACGACGAACTCGGCGATCTCACCGACGAGTTCGCGGATATGCAAGCGTATCTTGACGTCGTCGCCAGACAGGCTGACGCGCTCGCGCGTCAACAGTTTGAGGATGAAGTACTCGATCAAGACGTTCCAGGCGATTTCGGCGCGTCATTACGAGAGATGAAGGAGAGTCTTACGGAGTACGCCAGGGAGACGCGGGAGATGACCGAGCAACTAGAACGTCGGTCTGAGCGACTCGACGAGTTGGTCACGGCATTCGGTGGCGCTGCAGAGCGCGCACGCGACGGTGATCTCACAGCGACGATCAACGAATCCGACTTTCAGTTCGAAGACGAGGCCTACCGGGACGTCGTCGACAATTACAACGCACTGATCGGGACGCTCGCGGAAACGCTCAGAGACGTGGTCGGCTTCGCCGAGCGTGTAGACATCGCCAGTAACGAGGTTGACGCCAACGTCACAGCGATCAGCGACGCAAGCGAAGAGGTCGCCCGTTCCGTCCAAGAGATCAGTGACGGGGCCGCCGATCAGACTGAACAGCTCCAGACGGCCTCGGAAGCGATGAACGATCTCTCGGCGACCGTCGAAGAGATCGCCGCGTCCGCCGACGGAGTCGCCGGAACCGCAAGCACGGCTGCCGAGCGCGGCCAGACCGGCCAGGACGTCGCCAGCGAAGCCATCGAGGAACTGACTGTTCTCGAAGCGAGGATCGACGAGACGGCGAACGCTGTCGAACAGTTAGCGGCGGACATCCGCGAGATCGACGAGATCGCCACGTTCATCGATGAGATCGCCGCCGAGACAAATATGCTTGCGTTGAACGCCTCAATCGAGGCCGCCCGCGCGGGCGAGGCAGGCGAGGGCTTTGCCGTCGTCGCCGGCGAGATCAAAAGTCTCGCCGAAGAGACGGCCGACGCAGCGGGCGACATCTCCAATCGAATCGAGACTGTTCAGACGTCGTCTGCTTCGACAGTCGCGGACGTCGAGGACATGACCGAGCAGGTGGGAACGACCGCCCATTCAGTACGAGATGCCGTCGAAAACTTCGAGGACATCGTCTCGCTCGTCGAAGATATCGACAGCGGCCTCCAGGAGATCAGCGCGGCGACGGACGATCAAGCTCAGACCGCCACCGAGGTTGTCGATCTCGTCGATGAAGTCGCGTCGATCAGTGAGCAGACGACCACTGAAGCCGGGGACGCCTCAGCCGCGGCCCAACAACAGACGGCGACCGTCGAATCAGTCACTGACGCCATCGAGGGCTTGTCGACCGATGCTGCGAGACTCTCTAGGCGTCTGGAAGCGTTCACTGTCGAACCCTAA